The Mucilaginibacter mallensis genome has a segment encoding these proteins:
- a CDS encoding glycoside hydrolase family 2 protein, with translation MKRLFVLIIIYLATFHLANAQTARQTIKFNFGWEMYRIDSARQLKNAVNIRNSTSFKSQFNQENIKKRSWPADTIRNREVQEALNAFSIEYPAIRSLKWESISIPHPARYEEELNPNVNQFTGICYYRRPFQVPADYKDKHLYIRFEGAMHTASVWINGKFITQHAGGYLPFIVPLDGNINAGNNEIVVRLDNRDNINLPPGKPLARMGFLYWSGIYREAWLIITHKLFITDPTDANTVAGGGVFVRPENISASNADVLIKTQIKNSAPDLSPVTVKQILVNTKTKAQLSTSTQIRIDGGGTNDIDQTIKVPNPDLWSTDEPNLYSLTTQLWKDGKLMDDLTQKIGIRKLAYTRSAGFTLNDKPLKIVGTNRHQDFPFVGNAMSDAMQCRDMKRIKEAGFNFVRLSHYPQDPSVYKYCDSIGLMLGDPIPGWQFFNSNEIFSQRVFSDIRQMVRRDRNHPSVVMWEVSLNETYPTDSFRVKSSKIAHEEYPGDNFFTSGDTYAAKHTEWDVPYNSWDDPFGRPQDVQPEQPGFVREYGDYEFGGDKSTTRVNRADGEKPLLQNAWNFQWEHNLLMGPKYYPWTIGDATWAFYDGFEATNKTTSNWGSVDIFRLPKFSYYFFRSQLSATKPVFAADNKPMVYIANWWTPTDKPEKVIVYSNCDEVALYINGKFIKKQHPDAGPDTDYGDYDHGGNAFDGGNGNNLLHPPYTFNNINWQAGELKVIGYIKGKIATQQTINSPGAATGLKLVEETEGIPLKADGADAVFVHARVTDSKGTISCLDNTTVVHFTITGNGKIISPATAKARGGIATILVRSGNKAGILTITATSKNLKSATMQLVQQ, from the coding sequence ATGAAAAGACTTTTTGTACTGATAATAATATATTTGGCCACTTTTCATTTAGCTAATGCACAAACTGCCCGGCAGACCATTAAATTCAATTTCGGCTGGGAAATGTACCGGATAGATTCGGCCCGCCAATTGAAGAATGCCGTCAATATCAGGAACAGCACTTCCTTTAAATCCCAGTTTAACCAGGAAAATATTAAAAAAAGATCGTGGCCGGCAGATACTATCCGCAACCGCGAAGTGCAGGAAGCGCTGAATGCATTCTCCATAGAATACCCTGCTATCCGATCATTAAAATGGGAAAGTATCTCTATACCCCATCCGGCCAGATATGAAGAGGAACTCAACCCTAACGTAAATCAGTTTACCGGCATCTGCTATTACCGCAGACCATTCCAGGTTCCTGCCGATTATAAGGATAAACACCTCTATATCCGGTTTGAGGGCGCTATGCACACGGCCTCAGTTTGGATAAACGGCAAATTTATAACCCAGCACGCTGGTGGCTACCTGCCGTTTATTGTTCCGCTTGATGGCAATATTAATGCCGGCAATAACGAGATCGTTGTAAGGCTGGATAATCGCGATAACATCAACCTGCCACCTGGCAAGCCACTGGCCCGCATGGGCTTTTTATATTGGAGCGGCATTTACCGTGAAGCATGGCTTATTATCACTCATAAATTATTTATAACCGACCCTACCGATGCAAATACCGTTGCAGGAGGGGGCGTTTTTGTGCGGCCTGAAAATATATCGGCCAGTAATGCCGATGTGCTTATTAAAACACAGATTAAGAATTCGGCCCCCGACTTATCACCGGTTACTGTAAAGCAAATTCTGGTAAACACCAAAACAAAGGCGCAGCTAAGCACCTCTACCCAAATTAGAATAGATGGCGGAGGCACAAACGACATTGACCAAACTATAAAGGTCCCCAACCCCGATCTTTGGTCGACTGATGAACCCAATCTTTACTCACTTACCACCCAGTTATGGAAAGATGGTAAATTGATGGATGATCTTACACAAAAAATAGGTATACGTAAATTAGCTTACACCCGTTCAGCAGGTTTTACATTGAATGACAAACCTTTAAAGATCGTTGGCACCAACCGTCACCAGGATTTCCCTTTTGTGGGTAATGCCATGTCTGATGCGATGCAATGCCGTGATATGAAACGGATAAAGGAAGCCGGTTTTAACTTCGTGCGCCTCTCCCATTACCCACAAGATCCTTCGGTTTATAAATACTGCGATTCCATTGGCCTGATGCTTGGTGACCCGATACCGGGTTGGCAATTTTTTAACAGCAATGAGATCTTTTCGCAACGCGTTTTTTCAGATATAAGGCAAATGGTCCGCCGCGACAGGAACCATCCCTCGGTTGTTATGTGGGAGGTAAGTTTGAATGAAACCTATCCTACTGATAGCTTCAGGGTAAAATCCTCAAAAATAGCGCATGAGGAATATCCCGGTGATAATTTTTTCACCTCTGGCGATACCTATGCAGCCAAACATACAGAATGGGATGTACCTTATAATAGCTGGGACGACCCCTTCGGCAGGCCCCAGGATGTACAGCCGGAACAACCCGGCTTTGTACGCGAATATGGCGATTATGAATTTGGCGGCGATAAATCAACCACCCGTGTAAACCGGGCCGATGGTGAAAAACCCCTACTGCAAAATGCCTGGAATTTTCAGTGGGAGCACAACCTATTAATGGGCCCTAAATATTACCCCTGGACAATAGGCGACGCTACATGGGCATTTTATGATGGCTTTGAGGCTACCAATAAAACCACATCAAACTGGGGATCGGTAGATATATTCAGGCTTCCAAAATTCAGCTATTACTTTTTCAGGAGCCAGCTTAGTGCCACCAAACCTGTTTTTGCTGCCGATAACAAGCCAATGGTTTACATTGCTAATTGGTGGACACCAACTGATAAACCGGAGAAAGTTATCGTGTATTCTAATTGTGACGAGGTGGCTTTATATATAAATGGCAAGTTCATCAAAAAACAGCACCCTGATGCAGGCCCTGATACAGACTATGGCGACTACGACCACGGCGGCAACGCCTTTGATGGCGGCAACGGCAATAACCTTCTCCATCCACCTTATACCTTTAATAACATCAACTGGCAGGCCGGTGAGTTAAAAGTGATCGGTTATATCAAAGGCAAAATAGCAACGCAGCAAACCATCAACTCACCGGGTGCCGCAACCGGGCTTAAACTGGTAGAAGAAACTGAAGGCATACCGCTAAAAGCCGATGGCGCTGATGCCGTTTTTGTGCATGCACGTGTAACCGACAGCAAGGGCACCATCAGCTGCCTTGATAATACAACCGTTGTTCATTTTACCATAACTGGCAATGGCAAGATCATCAGCCCGGCTACGGCAAAGGCAAGAGGTGGTATCGCTACTATTTTGGTGCGGTCGGGTAACAAAGCAGGCATACTGACCATCACCGCTACATCAAAAAACCTAAAAAGCGCAACGATGCAATTAGTACAACAATAA
- a CDS encoding SusC/RagA family TonB-linked outer membrane protein, which produces MSKFYQKEFYLTCLLLLFTVFGFAQVKVTGVVKGADNDESLPGASVAVKGTSVGSMTDANGKYSITVPKDGVLTFSFIGYTTQEINVDGKTVINVTLPSSAKGLNEVVVVGYGTQKKVNLTGAVSVVSAAQLENRPVTGVTNALEGTVPGVTISSNNGQPGFDAGSINIRGQSLNSTSALVVIDGVISSTGDMNAINADDIDNISILKDAASASIYGNRAAGGVIVITTKKGKKGTAQITYSDYFGKNKAVALPDYLPSWQAATLYDEARVNEGQTPVYTAAQIQTFKDGSDPYNYPNTDWLKLFYSGNGFQQNHYLGVNGGSDKTTYALSIGYFDENGITPKTNTQRYTARLNLNTQIKDNLSVFGYLSYTYQPLTQPQSSLSADQGFDQVIRQFNRISPIIPAYYANGQYGHIADGSPLAWLNSPSFDKQNAYNFQGSVGGDWEIIKGLHFKPSLNYKFNTNQSNNFVSSIQYYNADGSLSGVPNISNATDSYSSHTYIAPQALLEYDKKLGYHDIKILAGASQEYNSYYTLSGYRQGFLNNSLSDLNVAPTTGQTTSNDTYDVAQRSFFGRINYDYKGKYLLEGDIRDDGSSRFAPANRWGVFPGASAGWRVSEEDFFKNLKNSISNLKLRASWGKLGNQDIAGYYPTIATVSAGQNYPYGGTVVGGVAPTAGVDQSIVWEKTTQTDLGLDADFLKVFTLTADYFIKKTSDVLYQVNLPAYYGLTAPYVNGSSYQNKGWEVALTYHDRAGDFSWNVTGNASFITNKVTQLGTSNAPQISGPYITEVGQPQGSFYGYVAQGIFQNEAQVKAHADQSGISPNTAPGDLIYKDVNGDGKIDASDRVVLGSNFPKVTFGLNLNANWKQFDFTAFFQGAAGVKNYISGIALGQNGIATGKPTSAMLDSWSPTNTNATFPRLWLNYTQDNPSSTYSSFWIRNASYVRLKNVQLGYSLPAAWATKIGVKKLRVYYSGQNILTFTSFYKWIDPEAPAGESGYDFPQVKINSLGLNVTF; this is translated from the coding sequence ATGAGCAAATTCTATCAAAAAGAATTTTATTTGACATGCCTCTTATTGCTGTTTACAGTATTTGGCTTTGCGCAAGTAAAAGTTACGGGTGTTGTTAAAGGAGCAGACAATGACGAAAGTCTGCCCGGCGCATCAGTAGCCGTAAAAGGCACCAGCGTTGGATCAATGACCGATGCTAACGGAAAATACTCCATTACCGTACCTAAAGACGGTGTTTTAACATTTTCGTTTATTGGCTACACAACACAGGAAATTAATGTAGACGGCAAAACAGTGATCAATGTAACACTACCATCGAGCGCTAAAGGCTTAAATGAAGTGGTGGTAGTAGGCTATGGCACACAGAAAAAGGTAAACCTTACCGGAGCCGTATCAGTTGTTAGTGCCGCCCAATTAGAAAACCGGCCGGTTACCGGCGTTACCAATGCCTTAGAGGGAACGGTACCCGGTGTTACCATTTCATCCAACAACGGGCAGCCTGGTTTTGATGCAGGTAGCATTAATATAAGGGGGCAGTCGCTAAACAGCACCTCTGCATTAGTCGTTATTGATGGTGTTATCTCAAGTACAGGTGACATGAATGCTATCAACGCTGATGATATTGATAACATTTCCATACTAAAAGATGCAGCGTCAGCGTCAATTTATGGTAACAGGGCTGCAGGCGGTGTTATAGTAATAACTACCAAAAAAGGTAAAAAAGGAACCGCGCAAATTACTTACAGCGATTATTTTGGTAAAAATAAAGCGGTAGCATTACCTGATTATCTTCCATCATGGCAGGCAGCTACATTGTATGATGAGGCAAGGGTTAATGAGGGCCAAACACCTGTTTATACAGCCGCGCAGATACAAACTTTCAAAGATGGTTCGGACCCGTATAACTACCCGAATACAGATTGGTTAAAACTATTTTATAGCGGAAACGGTTTCCAGCAAAACCATTACTTAGGTGTTAATGGCGGCAGCGATAAAACCACTTACGCATTATCAATAGGCTACTTTGATGAAAATGGTATTACCCCAAAAACCAATACACAGCGTTATACCGCTCGCTTAAACCTGAATACACAGATAAAAGATAATTTATCTGTATTCGGGTACTTATCTTATACTTATCAACCGCTTACTCAACCGCAAAGTTCATTATCTGCCGATCAGGGCTTTGACCAGGTTATTCGCCAGTTTAACCGTATATCGCCTATAATTCCCGCCTATTACGCGAACGGCCAATACGGGCATATAGCAGATGGTAGCCCGCTTGCATGGCTCAACTCACCATCTTTTGATAAGCAAAATGCTTACAATTTCCAGGGTAGTGTTGGCGGCGATTGGGAAATAATTAAAGGCCTGCACTTTAAGCCTTCCTTAAACTATAAATTTAATACCAACCAGAGCAATAATTTCGTTTCATCAATTCAATATTATAATGCCGACGGCTCTTTAAGTGGTGTGCCAAACATTAGCAATGCCACAGATAGCTATAGCAGCCATACCTACATTGCACCACAGGCGTTATTAGAATATGATAAGAAATTAGGATACCATGATATTAAGATATTAGCCGGTGCTTCGCAGGAGTATAACAGCTATTATACTTTATCTGGTTACAGACAGGGTTTCCTGAATAACTCGTTAAGTGACCTTAACGTGGCGCCTACCACAGGCCAAACTACATCAAATGATACTTATGATGTGGCACAGCGTTCATTCTTTGGCAGGATTAATTATGATTATAAAGGAAAATACCTTTTAGAGGGTGATATTCGTGATGATGGTTCATCCCGTTTTGCTCCTGCAAACCGTTGGGGTGTTTTCCCGGGTGCTTCTGCCGGATGGCGTGTATCCGAAGAAGATTTCTTTAAAAATCTAAAAAATAGCATCTCTAATTTAAAACTGCGTGCATCATGGGGCAAGCTGGGTAACCAGGACATAGCAGGTTATTATCCTACTATTGCAACAGTAAGCGCTGGTCAAAACTATCCTTATGGTGGTACTGTTGTTGGTGGTGTAGCCCCTACTGCAGGTGTTGACCAAAGTATAGTATGGGAAAAAACTACTCAAACAGATCTTGGTTTGGATGCAGATTTCTTAAAGGTATTTACCCTTACCGCTGATTACTTCATCAAAAAGACCAGCGATGTTTTATACCAGGTAAACTTACCTGCATATTATGGTTTAACCGCTCCTTATGTAAATGGTTCAAGTTATCAGAATAAAGGCTGGGAAGTTGCTTTAACTTATCACGATAGAGCAGGTGATTTTAGCTGGAACGTAACAGGTAATGCATCTTTTATAACTAATAAGGTAACCCAGCTGGGAACCAGCAATGCGCCTCAGATCAGCGGCCCTTACATTACTGAAGTTGGACAACCACAAGGCTCATTTTACGGATACGTAGCACAAGGCATATTCCAAAACGAAGCACAGGTTAAAGCACATGCCGACCAAAGTGGTATAAGCCCGAACACTGCTCCCGGCGATTTGATCTATAAAGATGTTAACGGCGACGGAAAGATCGATGCTTCAGACCGTGTAGTATTAGGTTCTAATTTCCCTAAGGTAACCTTCGGTTTAAATTTGAATGCCAATTGGAAACAATTTGATTTTACCGCATTCTTCCAGGGTGCAGCTGGTGTTAAAAACTATATCTCAGGCATAGCATTGGGTCAAAATGGTATTGCAACAGGTAAACCTACTTCAGCTATGCTGGATAGCTGGTCACCCACCAATACCAATGCTACCTTCCCTCGTCTGTGGTTAAATTATACACAAGATAACCCATCCAGTACATATTCTTCATTCTGGATAAGAAATGCAAGCTACGTGCGCTTAAAAAATGTTCAGTTAGGCTATTCGCTGCCAGCTGCATGGGCTACCAAAATAGGTGTAAAAAAACTTAGGGTTTATTACAGCGGACAAAATATCTTAACGTTTACCAGCTTCTACAAATGGATAGATCCTGAAGCTCCGGCAGGAGAAAGCGGATATGATTTCCCTCAGGTAAAAATTAATTCATTGGGCTTAAATGTAACCTTTTAA
- a CDS encoding amidohydrolase family protein has translation MRIVTLEEHISFPEMADKIPKEALGGFGQSAAMQRIAPKLADITGERLKSMDENGISMQVLSVDSSGANLLNPEQGPAFATQYNDLIAERIAGFEHRFTAFAHLPMTAPLAAADELERAVKEYHFRGAMIRGLTQDKFLDQPEFAPIFERAEKLDVPIYLHPGLPPKGIADIYYSGLPNHSGMAEALACYGWGWHSETALHVLRLLFSGIFDKYPKLKLIIGHMGEMLPMMMARSEKAFKPGNGGANQRTLTDTFHQQVHITTSGFFTQPPLKIALDTFGIDNIMFSVDYPFSTNEMGIEFLNAIDLPNEQVAKIAHGNADKLLNLKI, from the coding sequence ATGCGAATAGTTACACTTGAAGAACACATTTCCTTTCCGGAAATGGCTGATAAAATACCCAAAGAGGCTTTGGGTGGCTTCGGTCAATCAGCAGCTATGCAGCGGATAGCTCCAAAACTGGCTGATATTACCGGGGAGCGTCTAAAATCAATGGATGAAAACGGCATTTCTATGCAGGTACTTTCTGTGGACAGTTCAGGCGCTAATTTGTTGAACCCAGAACAAGGCCCTGCTTTTGCTACGCAATATAATGATCTGATTGCCGAAAGAATTGCGGGTTTTGAGCATCGCTTTACGGCTTTTGCCCATCTACCCATGACAGCTCCCCTCGCCGCGGCCGATGAATTGGAACGGGCAGTAAAAGAATACCATTTTCGCGGAGCAATGATCCGGGGGCTGACACAGGATAAATTCTTAGATCAACCCGAATTTGCACCGATATTTGAACGCGCTGAAAAACTTGACGTGCCCATTTATCTCCACCCAGGCCTGCCGCCAAAGGGAATAGCCGATATTTACTATAGCGGGCTACCAAATCATTCGGGTATGGCAGAAGCTTTAGCTTGTTACGGCTGGGGATGGCACTCAGAAACCGCGCTGCATGTTTTACGCCTGCTTTTCTCAGGAATTTTCGATAAGTATCCCAAACTAAAACTAATTATTGGCCACATGGGCGAAATGTTGCCGATGATGATGGCAAGGTCAGAGAAAGCATTCAAACCCGGAAACGGGGGTGCCAATCAGCGTACCCTTACCGATACTTTTCATCAGCAGGTTCATATTACTACCAGCGGCTTTTTCACGCAGCCGCCGTTAAAAATTGCTTTGGATACCTTTGGCATTGATAATATTATGTTTTCTGTTGATTATCCGTTCAGTACAAACGAAATGGGTATTGAATTTTTAAATGCGATTGACCTTCCTAATGAGCAAGTAGCAAAAATTGCCCATGGCAATGCAGACAAACTACTGAATTTAAAGATATAA
- a CDS encoding helix-turn-helix domain-containing protein translates to MKSIPVDQLRDKTSVGLQIKAFRASDNQQNETKSAAAHRDDHYIFFLLTNGSGTLKVDLQDVVLTAGQLYYILPSQVHYRIKTDSAAGWFLAVDTSLIPPDFRDIFEHRLNSQLPCRLTDYELKQYSNLLILLHTEFIERQGDKYYLPIIHTLVQSFLSMAVSTFSSIETTENKHTRSAELARQFKSLLTTYSHTIKSPSAYASKLNVSPGYLNEAIKKVTGSTVSYWIQQEIFSEAKRLLYHSDVDVKQIAHELGYTDYAYFIRSFHKASGMSPLKFRMLGRK, encoded by the coding sequence ATGAAAAGCATTCCGGTAGATCAGTTACGGGACAAGACAAGTGTTGGTCTACAGATCAAAGCTTTCCGGGCCAGCGATAATCAGCAAAATGAAACGAAAAGCGCTGCTGCTCACCGCGACGATCATTATATCTTCTTCCTGCTTACAAACGGTTCAGGAACTTTAAAGGTCGACTTGCAGGATGTCGTTCTTACCGCCGGTCAACTTTACTATATATTGCCATCACAAGTTCATTACCGGATAAAAACAGACAGCGCTGCAGGGTGGTTTCTGGCAGTGGATACTTCATTAATTCCACCGGATTTCAGGGATATTTTTGAACACCGGCTAAATTCACAGCTGCCGTGCAGGCTAACGGATTACGAATTAAAGCAGTATTCAAACCTGCTCATCCTTTTACATACTGAATTTATTGAACGGCAAGGTGATAAATATTACTTACCTATCATCCATACCCTTGTCCAGTCATTTTTGTCGATGGCGGTCAGCACCTTTAGTTCTATAGAAACTACAGAAAATAAACATACCCGGTCAGCGGAACTTGCCCGTCAATTTAAAAGCTTGCTCACAACGTATAGCCATACCATCAAAAGCCCGTCAGCATATGCCTCAAAACTTAATGTTTCACCGGGTTATTTAAATGAGGCTATAAAAAAAGTTACGGGCTCAACAGTAAGTTATTGGATTCAGCAGGAAATATTCAGTGAAGCTAAGCGCCTGCTATATCATAGCGATGTTGATGTAAAACAAATTGCTCATGAATTGGGATATACTGACTACGCTTATTTTATTCGCTCTTTTCACAAAGCATCTGGCATGTCGCCTTTAAAATTTAGGATGCTTGGCCGTAAGTAA
- a CDS encoding RagB/SusD family nutrient uptake outer membrane protein — protein sequence MKKNLVLNILAISLLFTSCKKDFLDRQPQDAYTNSSLWTSESDAAAALAGVYNGTSVTYGNGNGWADGLWIAYLDCVSDNAYSQYPWEGFQAYGNGTVNPSTGDASAYIYTGITRCNFFLANIDKTPMSATDKANMIAQVRFIRAYQYFLMNQLYGDVPLVTTLLTPEQSLVLTRTPSADVVKFILSELAAAAPDLTAANNSGDGHITRGAALALKARVELYTADYKDCITDCQAVMKLGYALYPSYTDLFRMVAQANNTEIIASVQYVENPSANSNGVLGVMPSNSMGGWSSIDPVQSLVDSYEMDNGKPITDPASGYDPTNPYANRDPRLAATILYPGAPFYQASGVVGQLAKTVSYFDPLDASSPDYYASGNNTSPSGYIVKKFTSNLSDFDNLFQSGLNMTVIRYAEVLLTDAEAKIESNQIDGSVYADINLVRNRAGMPSVNQTVYNTQASLRTLVRNERRVEFAFEGLRWFDLQRWQTASQVMTGIVYGAKTGTVDATTGKYTITGAPLKLETRTFAAKNYLWPIPQSEIDLDKNIKQNPGY from the coding sequence ATGAAAAAGAACCTTGTTTTAAATATATTAGCGATATCACTGCTATTTACGTCCTGCAAAAAGGACTTTCTTGACAGGCAGCCACAGGATGCCTATACCAATTCAAGTTTGTGGACCTCCGAAAGTGATGCCGCCGCAGCTTTAGCAGGCGTTTATAATGGTACATCTGTTACTTATGGTAATGGAAACGGTTGGGCCGATGGCCTTTGGATCGCTTATCTTGATTGCGTATCAGACAACGCTTATAGTCAATATCCCTGGGAAGGTTTCCAGGCGTATGGTAATGGCACTGTCAATCCATCAACCGGTGATGCATCAGCCTATATCTACACCGGTATAACCAGGTGTAACTTCTTTTTGGCCAACATTGATAAAACCCCTATGTCTGCAACAGACAAAGCAAATATGATTGCACAGGTACGTTTTATACGTGCCTATCAATATTTCTTAATGAATCAGCTGTATGGTGATGTACCATTGGTAACAACTTTACTTACCCCAGAGCAATCACTTGTACTAACAAGAACGCCAAGTGCTGATGTAGTTAAATTTATATTAAGTGAACTTGCAGCAGCAGCTCCTGATCTTACGGCAGCCAATAATTCAGGCGATGGCCATATTACCAGGGGAGCAGCGCTTGCATTAAAGGCGAGAGTTGAGCTATATACTGCTGATTATAAAGATTGTATTACCGACTGCCAGGCAGTAATGAAATTAGGTTATGCATTATATCCAAGCTACACCGATCTTTTCCGTATGGTAGCGCAGGCTAACAACACTGAAATAATTGCCTCGGTACAATATGTAGAAAACCCATCTGCTAACTCAAATGGTGTATTAGGCGTTATGCCATCAAACTCAATGGGCGGATGGTCATCAATTGATCCGGTGCAATCACTTGTTGATTCTTATGAGATGGATAACGGCAAACCGATAACCGATCCGGCATCAGGCTATGACCCAACAAACCCATATGCAAACCGCGACCCGCGCCTTGCTGCTACCATTTTATACCCCGGTGCACCCTTTTACCAGGCAAGCGGCGTAGTTGGCCAATTAGCAAAAACTGTTTCTTATTTTGATCCGCTGGATGCTTCTTCGCCTGATTACTATGCGAGCGGTAACAACACATCGCCAAGTGGTTATATAGTTAAAAAGTTCACATCAAACTTAAGTGACTTTGATAACCTGTTTCAAAGCGGCCTGAATATGACCGTTATACGTTATGCAGAAGTATTGCTTACTGATGCTGAAGCTAAAATAGAATCGAACCAGATTGATGGAAGTGTTTATGCAGATATTAACCTTGTTCGTAACAGGGCCGGCATGCCATCGGTTAATCAAACTGTATATAATACCCAGGCATCGTTACGCACATTGGTACGCAACGAGCGCAGGGTTGAATTTGCTTTTGAAGGCTTACGCTGGTTTGATCTGCAACGCTGGCAAACAGCAAGCCAGGTGATGACCGGAATCGTTTATGGCGCCAAAACAGGTACCGTTGATGCCACAACAGGTAAGTACACCATAACTGGTGCCCCATTAAAGCTGGAAACCAGGACATTTGCTGCTAAAAATTACCTGTGGCCTATACCACAATCAGAAATTGACCTCGACAAAAACATAAAACAAAACCCGGGCTATTAG